In Ctenopharyngodon idella isolate HZGC_01 chromosome 1, HZGC01, whole genome shotgun sequence, a single genomic region encodes these proteins:
- the thumpd1 gene encoding THUMP domain-containing protein 1 has translation MSDTRKRSRKRFAGHAHKKQKGSRQLEVGAQGVLITCNMNERKCTSEAFSLLNEYADALYGPEQPTDSLSEDEEADEDAEAALKKEVSQIQSSMKTHQQRFTAVDSGANNVVFIRTHGVDPEKLVHHILSDLHQTKKRKSRVILRMLPVSGTCRAFLEDMETFLSEYLERWFKAPLRATYQICFKARNSSHSKRDDIIKAVAGLVGKMNPLNKVDLTNPELSIIIEIIKSICCVSVVTDYTLFRKYNLQEVAKEPTNQSTGPQEAANQTQGHECGERAEGDDVSAGNGRKEAELE, from the exons ATGTCTGATACGCGCAAGAGGAGCAGGAAGCGCTTCGCCGGGCACGCGCACAAGAAACAGAAGGGCTCCCGACAGCTGGAGGTGGGCGCGCAGGGGGTGCTCATCACCTGTAACATGAACGAGCGCAAGTGCACAAGTGAAGCCTTCAGCCTCCTCAACGAGTACGCGGACGCGCTCTACGGCCCTGAGCAG CCCACAGACAGCCTCAGTGAGGATGAGGAGGCTGATGAAGACGCAGAGGCTGCTCTGAAGAAGGAAGTGTCTCAGATACAGTCGTCCATGAAGACGCATCAGCAGAGGTTCACAGCGGTCGACAGCGGAGCCAATAACGTGGTGTTCATTCGCACGCATGGAGTCG ACCCAGAGAAGCTGGTTCATCACATCCTGTCGGACCTACATCAGACGAAGAAGAGGAAGTCGCGCGTGATCCTGCGCATGCTGCCGGTCAGCGGCACGTGTCGAGCGTTTCTAGAGGACATGGAGACGTTTCTGAGCGAGTATCTGGAGCGCTGGTTCAAAGCGCCGCTGCGGGCCACCTACCAGATCTGCTTCAAAGCCCGAAACAGCAGCCACAGCAAGAGAGACGACATCATCAAAGCCGTCGCTG GTTTGGTGGGTAAGATGAACCCGCTGAATAAGGTGGATCTGACCAACCCTGAGCTGAGCATCATCATAGAGATCATCAAGAGCATCTGCTGCGTCAGCGTCGTCACCGACTACACGCTCTTCCGCAAGTACAACCTGCAGGAAGTGGCGAAAGAGCccaccaatcagagcacaggcCCACAGGAAGCAGCCAATCAGACGCAGGGGCACGAGTGTGGAGAGAGAGCAGAGGGCGACGACGTTTCCGCCGGCAATGGGAGGAAGGAGGCGGAGCTTGAGTGA
- the LOC127518161 gene encoding axin-1-like isoform X2 codes for MSYHSDAPRPPVPGEEGCEGGRFSSKTPSDWSESPAVTPRRSDLDLGFEPEGSASRDGPYEPWAETLLTLLDDRDGTALFLHFLRTLGCSAVLEFWFACCGFQKVPEGATGRRLKLAKAMYRCYLSERSGCVVSRKITAETRSAVRDAIQRLQLDSGLFAQAHAQVQAVLQDSLFPLFLRSDVYLKHTQTVQSPRNHKTTLQGCQATPSEGVEPEKETLPPHSAANQKRPDDRQCRQHTCHRHLRARDERHTHLPHTPMTPHTFAAELTRRLQELQGHAEEDTDSSATSLMADSDCDIISTCDVKCVTVVYYYSGDVIPYRTCVRSDPAVTLGRFKSLLTRRGPFRFYFKRASAEFDCGAVYEEIRRDEAVLPTFEQKIIARVERMTDEMS; via the exons ATGAGTTACCATAGTGACGCGCCTCGCCCTCCAGTGCCGGGCGAGGAGGGCTGTGAGGGCGGGCGCTTCTCCAGTAAGACTCCGTCTGATTGGTCAGAGTCTCCAGCGGTCACACCGCGCCGCTCCGACCTGGACCTGGGGTTCGAGCCCGAGGGCAGCGCTTCACGGGACGGCCCGTACGAGCCCTGGGCTGAGACGCTCCTCACGCTGCTGGACGACCGCGACGGCACGGCCCTGTTCCTGCACTTCCTGCGGACGCTGGGCTGCTCGGCGGTGCTGGAGTTCTGGTTCGCCTGCTGCGGCTTCCAGAAGGTTCCCGAGGGCGCGACCGGCCGGCGCCTCAAACTGGCCAAAGCCATGTATCGCTGCTACCTGTCCGAGCGCAGCGGCTGCGTTGTGTCCCGCAAGATCACGGCCGAGACCAGGAGCGCCGTGCGAGACGCCATTCAGCGGCTGCAGCTGGACTCCGGCCTGTTTGCGCAGGCGCATGCGCAGGTGCAGGCCGTGTTACAGGACAGCCTGTTCCCGCTGTTTCTCAGGTCAGACGTGTATCTGAAACACACTCAGACTGTCCAGTCACCACGAAACCACAAGACAACACTGCAAGGATGCCAGGCCACGCCCTCAGAGGGGGTGGAGCCTGAGAAAGAGACCCTCCCTCCCCACAgtgcagccaatcagaagcgTCCAGACGATCGGCAGTGCAG ACAGCACACGTGTCATCGACACCTCAGAGCACGAGAcgagagacacacacacctgcCGCACACACCC ATGACGCCACACACCTTCGCAGCTGAACTGACCAGACGTTTGCAGGAGCTGCAGGGACACGCA GAAGAGGACACGGATTCCAGCGCCACCTCGCTGATGGCGGACAGTGACTGTGACATCATCAGCACATGTGACGTTAA GTGTGTCACAGTGGTGTATTATTACAGCGGAGACGTGATCCCGTACAGGACGTGTGTCCGGAGCGACCCCGCCGTGACCCTGGGACGCTTTAAATCCCTGCTGACGCGCAGAGGGCCGTTCAG GTTTTACTTCAAGAGAGCGAGCGCGGAGTTCGACTGCGGCGCGGTTTATGAGGAGATCCGCCGGGATGAGGCCGTCCTGCCCACGtttgagcagaaaatcatcGCGAGAGTGGAGAGAATGACTGATGAAATGAGCTGA
- the LOC127518161 gene encoding axin-1-like isoform X1, with amino-acid sequence MSYHSDAPRPPVPGEEGCEGGRFSSKTPSDWSESPAVTPRRSDLDLGFEPEGSASRDGPYEPWAETLLTLLDDRDGTALFLHFLRTLGCSAVLEFWFACCGFQKVPEGATGRRLKLAKAMYRCYLSERSGCVVSRKITAETRSAVRDAIQRLQLDSGLFAQAHAQVQAVLQDSLFPLFLRSDVYLKHTQTVQSPRNHKTTLQGCQATPSEGVEPEKETLPPHSAANQKRPDDRQCRQHTCHRHLRARDERHTHLPHTPVKMTPHTFAAELTRRLQELQGHAEEDTDSSATSLMADSDCDIISTCDVKCVTVVYYYSGDVIPYRTCVRSDPAVTLGRFKSLLTRRGPFRFYFKRASAEFDCGAVYEEIRRDEAVLPTFEQKIIARVERMTDEMS; translated from the exons ATGAGTTACCATAGTGACGCGCCTCGCCCTCCAGTGCCGGGCGAGGAGGGCTGTGAGGGCGGGCGCTTCTCCAGTAAGACTCCGTCTGATTGGTCAGAGTCTCCAGCGGTCACACCGCGCCGCTCCGACCTGGACCTGGGGTTCGAGCCCGAGGGCAGCGCTTCACGGGACGGCCCGTACGAGCCCTGGGCTGAGACGCTCCTCACGCTGCTGGACGACCGCGACGGCACGGCCCTGTTCCTGCACTTCCTGCGGACGCTGGGCTGCTCGGCGGTGCTGGAGTTCTGGTTCGCCTGCTGCGGCTTCCAGAAGGTTCCCGAGGGCGCGACCGGCCGGCGCCTCAAACTGGCCAAAGCCATGTATCGCTGCTACCTGTCCGAGCGCAGCGGCTGCGTTGTGTCCCGCAAGATCACGGCCGAGACCAGGAGCGCCGTGCGAGACGCCATTCAGCGGCTGCAGCTGGACTCCGGCCTGTTTGCGCAGGCGCATGCGCAGGTGCAGGCCGTGTTACAGGACAGCCTGTTCCCGCTGTTTCTCAGGTCAGACGTGTATCTGAAACACACTCAGACTGTCCAGTCACCACGAAACCACAAGACAACACTGCAAGGATGCCAGGCCACGCCCTCAGAGGGGGTGGAGCCTGAGAAAGAGACCCTCCCTCCCCACAgtgcagccaatcagaagcgTCCAGACGATCGGCAGTGCAG ACAGCACACGTGTCATCGACACCTCAGAGCACGAGAcgagagacacacacacctgcCGCACACACCC GTGAAGATGACGCCACACACCTTCGCAGCTGAACTGACCAGACGTTTGCAGGAGCTGCAGGGACACGCA GAAGAGGACACGGATTCCAGCGCCACCTCGCTGATGGCGGACAGTGACTGTGACATCATCAGCACATGTGACGTTAA GTGTGTCACAGTGGTGTATTATTACAGCGGAGACGTGATCCCGTACAGGACGTGTGTCCGGAGCGACCCCGCCGTGACCCTGGGACGCTTTAAATCCCTGCTGACGCGCAGAGGGCCGTTCAG GTTTTACTTCAAGAGAGCGAGCGCGGAGTTCGACTGCGGCGCGGTTTATGAGGAGATCCGCCGGGATGAGGCCGTCCTGCCCACGtttgagcagaaaatcatcGCGAGAGTGGAGAGAATGACTGATGAAATGAGCTGA